From the genome of Oncorhynchus masou masou isolate Uvic2021 unplaced genomic scaffold, UVic_Omas_1.1 unplaced_scaffold_10563, whole genome shotgun sequence:
gggatgagacagagatgatgagggagagagggatgagactgagacggtgaggtagagagggatgagacagagatgatgagggagagagggatgagactgagatacaagagggagagagggatgagactgagaaatggtgaggtagagagggatgagacagagacggtgaggtagagagggatgagacagagacggtgaggtagagagggatgagacagagacggtgaggtagagagggatgagagagacggagagggagagagggatgagacagagacggagagggagagagggatgagacagagacggagagggagagagggatgagacagagacggtgaggtagagagggatgagactgaaaCGTTTACAGGGCTGAATCCCAAAATAAATTATGTTTACATGAGTATTCtcaatgaggagagaggggaagagagagaggagagaggggaagagagagaggagagaggggaagagagagaggagagaggggaagagagagaggagagaggggaagagagattgaggaagagaaggatgagaAAGGAGAAAGTTGTAATCAAATAAATATAAGCTATAAAAGGTAGGGTGTAAGATGTACACTATCCTGGATCTCACATGTAGTTGTTGTagttggagaggagagacggatgAGAGACTCAGAAAGGGAaagtggggaagagaggagaggggagtgattATTGAGCTCACATACGGTGGGTTATGAGGGGTTATAAGAGGTTATAAGGTGTCTCACATGCAGTTGTTGTAGTTGGAACTGACCCCAGAGAGCCCTCTGCCCTGGTAGGGTGTTTGAAGCAGGGGTTGTTGGCATTACAGAAGATACCCTGGATCCATGGGATGATACCTGTGGAAGGCATGGCCTTGTTGGGGAAGTGACCTGGAGAGACAAGACGGGGAGTGAAAGATAAAGAATAACAAATATATTAATTACTTGAGCACTGAAGAAACATGAGAAGCAGTCAGACCAGGTTCAAACTGAAAACAACCTTCAAAACTCTTTATCAAGAGGATTTCATTCATTCCGATCAGCTATATTTGCTTCAGTCATTTCTGTGATAGAAACCATTTTCAGGTCCCCCAGACTCTATAAGATACTAATACACGGTACAGAGAGAAATAGTTCAAAGTGAGTCTTACATTCATGTTGTTTGTAAAGAGGGTTGGCTTTCCTCAACCACACCAGACCAATGAACAGAACCACCGGCCACAGAATCTCCACCAGGAAGCGGATCTGAACAGAGATGTGGGAGAGAATTTacttacatacagtatatgtattAATATAACTGAATAGTGTAATAACTTTCGTATTAACTGTTGTAACAGCTGTTGTAACAGCTGTTGTAACAGCTGTTGTAATAGCTGTTGTAATAGCTGTTCTAATAGCTGTTCTAATAGCTGTTGTAATAGCTGTTGTAATAGCTGTTCTAATAGCTGTTCTAATAGCTGTTATACTAGCTGTTGTAATAGCTGTTGTAATAGTTGTTGTAATAGCTGTTGTACTAGCTGTTGTAATAGCTGTTGTAATAGCTGTTGTAATAGCTGTTGTAATAGCTTACagctgaggaagcagatatatcaactgaggaaacggatatatcaactgaggaagcggATATATTAattgaggaagcagatatattagctgaggaagcagatatatcaactgaggaagcagatatatcaactgaggaagcaggtatatcaactgaggaagcagatatatcaactgaggacgcagatatatcaactgaggaagcagatatatcaactgaggaagtagatatatcaactgaggaagcaggtatatcaactgaggaagcagatatatcaactgaggacgcagatatatcaactgaggaagcagatatatcaactgaggaagcagatatatcaactgaggaagcagatatatcaactgaggaagcaaatatatcaactgaggaagcagatatatcaactgaggaagcaaatatatcaactgaggaagcagatatatgaCACACCATGGAGGGTGTTACTGAACTGTTTCGTTGTTGATTTACTCAAAGGAACAATACTTTGATTAAACAACACCGTGTTGATAAAAGACAGTTGGCATAGCGAGTTAGCAGTACCTTCTGTCTCTTGCGTAGAGTCCAATTCTTCCACAGCAGAAGGCGAATCTGACTCCCTGTATTCATCACTCTGCTTCTCAAGCCCTCAACGGGTCCTGTCACACTGTCAAACCTGGGGAATGCACAACTTTCAATAGTAGGGTAATGTTCACCACTTTATGTCAAACAGGTAATTCAGACGAGTGGTGTGCGTgcgcggggtgtgtgtgtgtgtgcgcgtgcgcgtgtgtgtgttcgtgtgtgtgtgtgtgtgtgtcaggtgcaCCGCACGTGTGCTCCTCCACTTCAGAAAACGTCAGACGTGTCAGTTGAATGGTTCAGTACACGTCTAGTCACTACTGGCTTGGAGCGACAGGAGAAATAGATGGACTATGACATGGCAGACTGATGTACCAGGTACACGTCCAGTCACtactgtcatcctctcatcctctcatcctctcatcctctcatcctctcatcctgtcatcctctcatcctgtcatcctctcatcctgtcatcctctcatcctgtcatcctctcatcctctcatcctgtcatcctctcatcctctcatcctgtcatcctgtcatcctctcatcctgtcatcctgtcatcctctcatcctgtca
Proteins encoded in this window:
- the LOC135528919 gene encoding retinal-specific phospholipid-transporting ATPase ABCA4-like, with translation MNTGSQIRLLLWKNWTLRKRQKIRFLVEILWPVVLFIGLVWLRKANPLYKQHECHFPNKAMPSTGIIPWIQGIFCNANNPCFKHPTRAEVSHPSLLSNYNNYILARFWADSNELLFDDPEFQQLGRLWEDMAVMNNFMDTICNTPEQIAGRGLKIEDILKDDEMLTAFLLRDVGLSESVVHQLVNAQVRPEQ